Part of the Uloborus diversus isolate 005 chromosome 9, Udiv.v.3.1, whole genome shotgun sequence genome is shown below.
TTTTAGATTCTTCATTGGCATCGTCAGCCTCACACCAGCCTTGATATTTCCAAACAGGCAAGTCTTTGATGTAGTCCATTGATATCACAGGCTGCAGCCACAGATTGGGAACGGCAAGTCTTTCGATTAGGAGCTCCATACCCACTTCCAGATCTAATTCCTGTGATGTAGCAGGTCTGGTTAGAGAGGCCATCGGTCGAAAGAAATAGGCAGTCACGAAACTATCTCGAGGAACAAACCACCAGTTTGAAAACAAATAGCTGTCTTCTTCTTGAACCCATTtcagcttttttaataaaaatccggCAACACTGGCAAATACAATGAATGTAACTAGCAAAAACGTGtaggaataaaagtttttatagtCACTTCTCAAAACGGAAGCCACATTGGAACCACTTATAAACCTTAAACATTTTAACAAGGCATCGGTACAAGTCAACATGACTGGAAATTGATATAGAGCTAAAATTAATAACCAAGAAAGAAATAACAAACTGTTATATTTAACAACACACACAACATAGAACAAGAAATGTTTCCAAACTTGGCTATACATAAAAAACAATTCGAAGCTAGCAAGTGCATTAATTAACAGTAATGTCCATAAGAAAACATCATTCATTTCAGGTATAAAAGTTCTAAGAAATAACTCCATGCATCTATAATTGTAGCATTCACCACGGCGTAAACCATAATGGAATGTTTTTTCGGGAGTTACAATTAAATATATAGGAAGTGGTGAATCTGTTACaggctttttataaaaattagcatTTGCGACATCAACGGTAGCAAATTTTACTCTACCGTTGAACTTTATTGATAGAGCCGAGAGAAAAATCGGACaagattttaaagttgaaataaaaattactttaatttctgAATTTCTAGCTGTATCGGAAGGTTTCATCCAACTCTTCAACTCTTCTTCTGAACTGATGGTATTTACATGGGTTGCTAAGTGCTTCCGTACCCACTGCAGAACATAAAAGGTATTGGAAGGCTGTGCATAGTTGTGTAAAATGACATCTTCTTTCGCTTTATTGCCTCGAGGAAGCCCAAGTATCAATCGAGATGAGGTCCAATTTTTACGCCTGCATAAtctatataaatgaaatataatttaattaaagtaaaagacATTTGTCTATAATTTTAGTACAACAACAGcaataaaatagcattttaaaaataaatttgtagtatTTGAAAATGATTTGGAGAAAAAGAACTCGTTCTTTGAAATACCCAGTTACAACTAGGGATACACCAAATACCATATTTTGCCAAATACCGAATATTCAGTTGAAATTCTAACCAAATATTCGGCTGAATACCGAATATCTGGTTAACATTTCAGaataaatatttgtatttgttttacaataatttaaagaagaaaatgtttttctactTTGTGTGTTTTGTAAAATGTAACTATTTCTGCTCAACATCCTAAATTTatctacattaaaaataaaaccatttaaaaaataaacaaataaaattaatcattCCAGAAGTAAAGTACTGTAGCAAATGACTAATTTGATGAAATGTTTATACAAATGTAATTAATGTTTATAAGGCAGGCCGGGATCCAGTTCAggcttgtcaaaataaagcatttccctgcatgtcaaacagtGTCGAagaatgttatcaaattataaataacttactgaatttttggtgcttcaacaatgaaataggggagagtgttgaacctttgaatattttaacttttaatgtcagttattttaataaaatttaaaatctaaaaacataatattaaaataccccaacatatttctctgctataaatattttttaattcagaaataaaacattGACAGTCATTTAAAGGAAGATTTCCAATCTGCCCCAAGTACaatatcctattgtaccttggaacacaaCCTGCTGTAACACAGAACTCTTCATGATCCAGGAAACAGCCATCTGCTTGAAACAATTTTGcaacaaaatctgatttttttttttttttttttttttttttttttgtggtaatgCATTTAGTAATGAGTTATGAATAATGAagtattatctaacattaaatgtgtttaaaagactacatcagattagaacatttttccaagttcctaaacatatcttaattattaagaaccatgcatatgttctACCTTGAgatgtgtcctaaggtacaatatgtttggctgttccaaggtacaatcaccacatggtttcaaaaaaccaaaataaaggTCAATCTAGATGTTCTATCCCTAATTCCTCATAAccaaaacatttaaattacttCTCTtccataataaaataaaattcagttgattagttttacaaatacaaagacagaaactgaaatgaaaatgaagaaaatatttactttggagtcatgaaattttctttctctagcaaaatcatcaatttaattGTTACTAtgacaccatttagtggtgaaggttactattagattACAAAAAACATGACTGCTGAAAtggattcttagaaattagcagtttCCCAAGGTACAATTTTTTCTCCCCAAAGCCGTAACGCATACTATGGAGCAAGTTTCATTTTTGGTGATGTCAGAGCGTTACTTTTATCAGTGATTTTGGGATGTCATGTGATGAGGATGTCATGATGCATTTCTATATCATTTgcttaatacattaaaaatttattttgaaggatTAAAAGGTTCTTAAGTACAAAACTGAATAACAATACTAACTTTTCAATGCAGCATAAATTacattttctgaacaaaaaatctTAGGAAATATGTCGAAAAAATAAGTTATCACATGTTCAACTTCGAAAGATGAACAATGTTCAATTGAGCATGAAACAAGCAGTTAAAAGATTTTAGTCCAAAAAATCCTACACTTTGTCACTAAAAACTGAATTAACACAATTAAATTTGTAACATAAAATGTATCCCATACATTTTGcagtcagaaatttttttgacatttgagtacaattttacatttctataattttaagaataatctATAGTCCAAGAGTCCAGGGTCCCCAGAGCTTTCTTATTTTCTGACTTCTGAGTGACAAATTGTGTGAGGGAGTAGAGTTATAATGTTCTCTGAGCATGCATATGGATTCTAGCTTGGGCATATTTACAAGTACTAAGTGCTGCAggcatgcaaaattttttttcaactttttctattttatgGGAGGTGATTTTTATGCATGATTTACAGAACAgaagcaataattaataaaaaaaatactgtcagacaCTTTTTGTTAGCAGTAACTTCTGCCAGACTCTTTAAAGCTTGCAAAAACAGCACAATACCTATCCCACGTCAAGTGACCTAGTCCTCCCCACAAGACCATTTCCAATTAAGATGAAACTTAACAGAGGTGTACTGCCGTGtgaaggtaaacagcagtatctgcagaaatgaatttgagatatttgaagaaacccgttttgaattcaatactaacaatagaaaaatgttagaattagacgttttttcgtgcctttttcagcggaaaccaaaaaagcgagcttgtacaataaagataaagtataatagatgacaaaaatgcaaaaaaatgaaaaatgaaaaatttgtagttactgccctttacctgcacacggcagtgtagacatgcctttgaaagcaacatatgaaaattttccaaaattccaAGATCTAAattctgaggatctaggatctcttCCCTTCAATAAAAGCTGGGTTGGTataaaaactgtattttttaaccaaaaaaaaatggttttttatttcaatccaggttttttttacttaaaccaggtttatttggtttttattaccatttgtaaggaaaaaaaaattaggaaaatcgtgaagatttaatgaattaattgttaaggaatgtttaatattcatatttaaacctaatttctttgtaattaattaaataattaagattaaaatcttgtaatttaatttcctcaaacttagagatttctataagaaaatattgtttgaaaatctttactataaaaaatacaatacgtaaatgggactttgtataaataatcaaagaaataatttactgtgatagttcagatgCTATTAATTACAAATCCCCaaaaattaattcttgcaaattaatttcttcatttttctctcaactttaaaaatcaaaagatcaacgtacattttgtttaaagattttaaaaaaaagttacaaatcatgtaatttatttacctaatgtatcaatGACAACAATTACAGAAATAGAACaagtaagttttaagaaaatcatagtgTTTTCCATtgcagacattatttctcctggtttaatgcatttaggaatgcaatttttttatcaaaggaaaaaatatcattttaattaaaagcctcagtacaaacttaaatgacAATACTCTTTTAACatgttttaataatgaagactgtcataaaaattaatgcttattgattcttccaccattcatataTGAGATTTCTTCTATTATAGTgggatcaaaaaagttctttgaaaggtgaaaatttggcatgaattttttttttttttttaataagaacacagagttacatgaatgttttctgttttcataattttatacattttcttttttcactcgAACTGCAGTGTGGCGCCAGATTTTGAAAGTAGTGGTGATGCTTAAACAGGGTCcaaagagggggaggggcgaacaaggacaaattttcaaaatctatctttgaagaaaatgtgcttcagttttgttaaaagaaatatttgacgGAAAATAGCAACTTTTACTGAAGGTTTCCACCACAGAATAATTCCACgaatataaaaaaacaacataattataaaagcaatattttacgAAAGAAAATAACAGTGAGAATCATAAGTCAGcaaaacataagttttatttgttctttttgttatgcttagctaaatattaaaaaatacgtaaataaatatacaaaatcgAACAAAGACAAATTTGTACtgacatttttaaactatttaagaaaatgaaagtttttaaattataagtaaaTTGTATTGCTACAAGGTGTAAAAAAACTTGCGTTgaattttttatgtatataaataaagaCGGGAATGCAGAACAAATTAAATTTGTTATCCGTCTCAAACTGTTCAAATGAATAATAACCGTTACATGAAAAACTCCTTTGAATGACCAAAtgcacttttgaatttttgtcatttgaCCCTTTTCTATTTTAGAGTGCATGATGCATCAGTAGGATTGATCCAAAAcccttcatattttattttgattatacTTCTTTCCCTCTTCTCAAAAACGTAAATTATGAAATCCATCAGAAGAATCTGCTCAATTGAGTTGTGGAAGAAAAGGTTTAGAAAAGAACTTAactatagatatatttttttctttgaagatttTGAAGGATGCGTTGCTGTTCTGTCTCGCTTTAAAGGATCTAGATTGCGAACAGGCAATGAATTACATCGGTCAAATAAATCAAATTAACAGGCACAGAAGTAATATACTATAGGTTGTTAATATATTCCAAGTATTTTTATAGGTTTAAATTCATTAGCTTTTGTGTAGCACGAATATCTTGTCAAAATGCAATAGGAGAacattttcctgaaaaaaaaaaaggtgcatgaatttaaacaaaaataattttcccagATTTCACTCTTAcagattatttattgttttctcacTTTTACCTTCTTTCACATCAATTAGtctcaaaaattttttcaaaataccaAAATCtgttaaacaacaaaattttggCCCTAGTTGACAAAAAGATTAAATAAGGGCAAATTACTTACTTTTTGTCCAGGGAGCACTTGAAAATGCCAGTTCTAACACCAAAttttgcaactttcaaaacaactTCATTCCATGTATTTTCTGATAATAATGGGGAGTCATCATCATCCATTATCACTTGAACAAGCCAAGCACTGTCTTTAGTGTCTTCAACCTCTTCATAAAAATGTGAGCCACAGGTAAATTTTGTAGTTTCAGGTGTATCTTCTGCCTCAGATTCCCCACTTTCTAGTTCTTCATTTGATGGCATACCTAAAAATTAGAagaagaaaagtaaatttaacagggtggcaacaggaactggaaaaagaagttccctgacttttaactgatttagttcccaaatttccctgatttacataaccaatgataatggtttcctttcctTGCCCTACTGGAAAatcattgcatattaaataaaatgcagtgtttaggacagtttaagctgttaattaaaaatatattttgaaaaggtgctctttttttttttggtaaaagtagaatattaaattatcgacagagaaatattgaaggaaatctaaaataaatactttacttccaggaaccagttaacataagaactctaagaaattattaaactCTGTTAAAGACatatcaaatgatcataaaactaaaaaaattaaatggaaataatcttgaactgaatttttaagcagtataattgttgctgcaagaataacaagtgatagtaaaagtatagaagtaatgtagttttacttacgtaaataatactgctgtgtgcaagtaaacggcagtatctgcagaaataagttttcgagatatttgaagaaatgtgtggtggattcagtactaacctTAGGAAAATGATGGAATTACGCTTTTTTCTTGcttctttttcagcggaaaccaaataagcgagcatgtacaataaagataacgtacaatacatgacaaaaatgcaaaacaaatgaaaaatgtgcagtttctgCCCTTTACTCGCACACGGcataatagacatatttatgtaaaacaaatcgaaatctttcaacaaccagtcatattgagctattctctaatcaagaacttaagtttaaatgaatgaatacagcaatTTAACTatcaaaagataataaaaaaatttacttaggtACACAACTCAATtccaaatgatttcattagttgttgaaaaaaaattttagattactttagtaacaaacaacattgaaattcaaaaaaaaatttataatttcaaaatgtatatatatatatatatatatatatatatatatatatatatatatatatatatatatatatatatatatatatatatatatatatatatatatataccagagGACCCAACAGACATTGttgtgtttaaattttgtaaattgaaaagttaaaaaatttcaataagctaTCAAGTCTTTGAATGtttggttgaaaaaaataagtaaaaaaatgttttaagctgctatggtgtcagaatgcgtatatttattacaatttgatttatctaatgcccactgagcacagcagttgttttattaactattttttctcaggtacttgatggtttgttccctCAGCTATACTCAAagaataaaaagcgtcctcagatattaaatgtaaaaaactaactacccatctagaacaaacaaGAAATCCTCCTGCAACGTCCgccatatgaaaaagaacaaaacaatcaaaaggatatcgtttaaaaaaatgataaaggtaaaaacagttctctgaataagcgaagcccccctcccgatgtaaaataaacccattcatcaactaaaatgactaaacactctttaaaaacgaaaaacaattctttgcaatttgaaatactttgccaaataaacaaaaaatatgataaattacataaacagtagctttaaaatgtaaacaaatgatcacacaactctattgtttatagccaaagttgtCAAGCCACTACGTTACTGCAATCCAGCCGATCCGTGAGAGAAGCTAACtctgaccgattagcggtccgatcttttaaaagaaaactttttaaacttcatataatGCCTAAtctgttctttccaccaaaggtaaagatcttccactgcattAATCTTTTCTGTACAGAACTATCCTGtcgtaatttatctggacgaaaataaaatttgtttcgtctttaaattccatcatgttttcctttaatgatgtactgattagtttcataatccttaaagtattcttgacattggtgccaaaactcagatggatttgagctgaGAAACAAGTGTTGCagggtacggtactttctgatcatttagttaggaaaacctaaagcaccgatccggtcacatggttcaactatgatgacagaacacacgttttacgttaaccttccagtactttattttaaaatatatcacgggacctaaaatcgttgctttcaagagagagagaaacgaaggcttcactctctctctacgttttatctgttctcaattgacatatcacagtaggaaatttcattacaaaaagcagagctggctttcttattgtcatTTGGCAacgtgttaaatatttatttcagttcacgctcaacaataggttaaaataaatattaatcatttgggagatataaccattaaatgttttaattaattaattaacaaaaacgtttccaattGGATCCATCGCACTTCGAAACCATGctcgccacaacttaattacacacaaaaatttgatcaaatttggtccagtcgtttaaaagccttacggtgacaaacgtccgcacagattTTCATATATTagatggttttaaaataaaagggtttttaagtctgaaaaaaaaaccttcgtgtaatctgaagtgacagcaaataataacatggccaaaaaaaaattgattttcagtcaaaattcaattttagcaattaaaaatgagaagtgataacttttaagattttttcagcattaatttaaaaaacaaagattttttcttgaaattgtgataacagtatgctaattacttcaagacaatgagtaaagacAAGGGAccaaagtcattaatgacggcttcctctttgcctgtagggttatttattttacgtagcttggaaTGCTTGGAAAGAAAACTCAagcaaagtaaaataaacaactttacagacacagaataATCTTAAGATTGCATACTTttaccttgaggaaaaaagatgcacaaatatgcggtactgtataatcgcatctcattaattttactttttaaaaacaaattggtGGAAAATTCATAGGGAattaaagtacttcattttgcaagaagaaaaaaaaaaattttcttcatttgatcaattttctctgaatttttgttattttttcaaaattccctgatattttcccgatttttccctgagtgataaagttccctgacttttccctgatctgtcaccaCCCTGAAGATTTATTGGGGGATTTCCACCCTGAAGAAGTATATATTTAAGAAGTTAAATTAACTTCTTATAAACTGAAAACTGATCAACATAAAGTTAAGCatcatttttatgcttttataacTCTAAATAGTTTAGTCATTGCAAATTAACAAGAGTTTTCACACTATAAAATTACATTCTGAAATAGTACCTAacaatatttaataacatttttaagaGTTTACAAACGACAAATAACATATAAGTATACTATCAAATAGCATATTTTCAACTAGAGATTCGTGATACATTTTATAACTATAAGGTTTACCCATTTGAAATGTCAACACATGTGATAACGTCAGAATGAATGATTCGATTACAGCACCACAGCAAAAGTATATAAAGGGTGGTATGAGGTATGCACCTTAGATGCCATTCAGCGGTGAAACCTGTTTGCAGTAGAGAAAATTGTAGAAAAGGAAGGTGAGCATAATGTGGACATCTATGGGCAAATGATAGCAGTGTACTGACCACTGTTTAGGTTGTACGGCTGTAAACAAGTgatgtaaaagtttttaaaaagggcAGCAAAGGACATCGGATCTGCCAAGACGGGCCAAGCAAACATTGCGATCACCAATCATTCCATTGCCTTCGTTAATGAAATGATCCGAGCTAGTCGAAGGATTAAGACCCATGACATCAGTGATGAACTCAACCTGAGTACAGAAATGGTTCACACTATCATCCACAAACCCGCCCACACATCTCCCTGGAAACCCAGACAACCCTAAACAAATTCCATTGGGAAATTTTGGAGCACCCCCGCATAGTCTGAACCAGAGCTCGAAATTAGCGGTCGTTAGTCGTATTTTGCAactgtaaatttcattttgacgaCCGCGATTTTAAACGTAGTCGTCACTGTGACGCCTAGCTTTCCCCCCTACTAAGCTTTCACTTTCGGAAGATTTGTCTCCAAAAACATCTGCGTGCGTTGCGATCGCGGAAAATTTCCTGGAAGTATCGCTTTCAGTCGGAAAAGCTTGaacaatccctccccccccccccccccccaccttcgccCGCGAACTGTAGCAGCCAGTGTCATTGCAAGCACACCCCTCCATTCCTCCTCTTTCTGGAGTAATCTTTTCTCCCCTTTGTTCCCTTAGTGTTGTTTACCCCCGATCGCCCCACCCCTCCAAAACCGGACTCATCTCAGGGTTGTTTGAGCAAATAGTCTGATCTTCTTCATGTTTCAAGTTCGACCCCCCGTCGTAACACGAACGCACGGCGAGCACGaggattccttttttttcccacaggatttcgctcatctttttttctttctttttttttttaatcatcgctaccatcattttttatttgttgaaaatatgaGTAAACGTAACTTAAAGTCATACTTTACGCCACTAAATACTAGCGGAAATAAACGGCCAAGGATTGCCGATGaagtcgaaataaaaaaaaataatgacgaaGTAGATGCAACTTCTAAATGTACACGGAAAAGGGTCAACGCTGCAACTTTCATCAAGTGGCAAAAGCAGTTTCCGTGGTTGGAAAGAAAGGGTGAAGACCTGATGGTATGTAAAGTCTGtaaagattttggaaaaaaagaagatacTGGATTCATCGATGGTTGTCCTACTGCAAGATTCGAAACAATAAGTAGTTTTCTTGTTGGTTAGTGCAGGCGGTTCattcgctttttttatttttattattatttttaaagatatttattaaattgcgcttaattgtttttcaaaacacatcataaatgcaattttcaataCTGAACACGTTCTTCTCGGAATAATAGTTCCGGTGTTTGatattgcaatccttttgcatcttgccgatattataatactttttaaatatagaagttatttttacatgTGCTACGATTAggttacctttttttcttttttattttaatttataagatattattttttcaacagggttcgtacgggtcatggaaatcctggaaagtcatggaaaaaaaataaacaaattccaggcctggaaaagtcatggaaaattaatattttcattataagtcatggaaatataatttaagtcatggaaaaatatctTGGGCAGTAATAAAGAGCAGTAGAGAATTAAAGTTTTGAGTGATTCAACTGTATTGCATATAAAAGCTATTAATGCtcgaaaattgaacgatctcagaAACGAATCTCAGTTTAGGAATCCTATTGCAGCCGCTTCTGTAACACTcgcacgccttttttttttttttttttgtatgtgattttactgctgaaTCATCCCTAATTttaaattcaccattattttcagaaCTTATATGTTATATTTTGTAGTAGTGGGTTTAGCATATTCCTGATTttaccacgcccactcaaaaagtgtaatttaattgcatccgagtttatTTCAACCACTTTTAATTGTcaaagtttatcttaatttgttgaaagctttagaaaatgaagactttagtcaggcgatagaacatACAAATCGGGGAATTCTAATAGTCAAACAGTAGAGCCCAACGCGCAGCTCGCAAAATTGATCCATGTGGCCAGCTgcaatatctggtttagaaaaatgaatttactgataaACATGACTGAActtcaatgaatgaaaataatgtCGAGTTACATGGATGATTAGAAGCACTGTTGAGAccaaatggcatttttttttttttttttttgaagtaaatttacgATCGGAAACATATTAATAACTCATTTCACTTTCGTCCCATTCATTACTAATTTgccttatttattaaataattattagacatttaaacatcagtgtattgcattcactatatttttacttaactgaagtttatatgataaagacaaataagaatatattcagtaaattaccgctcattagccagggctaaagcagaaatacgtgaactacaccgccagctcagtcatttccagccgaagactgcagtttcgtgcttattagcactcatcagcccggcataggaaagtgactgagctggagatggaaaacctcttatgaaagccaagagtgcgaaacaaactggtagctaatatagaattagcagaccagacgagtgaccgaagcaatggtatttcaaataagaatagtttattagtttctgcagtgtgcactgatatttttttagtcaagtaagtgctttgatgaggtagtggcattcatgtaaaagtCTTGCAAATGCCCACTTCCGAAAATTGGCaggtttgacattaaatagtaccaTTCTCTTCGtttaacaaggtcatgaaaatttttatgaagtcatgagaaagtcttggaaaagtcatggaatttgtTCATccgaattgagtatgaaccctgtttcaATACATGCGGACAATGAACACGTGCTTTGCCGCTAGTTTATTTTCGCTTTTGACCTTTCAATCCTTTTGaatcttgtaaatatattaatattatttggcAGTTGGACACATGTCACTTCAGATTAACTTGTTTActgcgtttgtttttctttttgatgaataaatttatt
Proteins encoded:
- the LOC129229901 gene encoding E3 ubiquitin-protein ligase RNF103-like, encoding MWLKLLLLTLYLIFLFILSRILETASWYQDTGSFLSSFVALDPITLSVKKLKEILDSRGVSYIGVVEKQELMELVESSGMPSNEELESGESEAEDTPETTKFTCGSHFYEEVEDTKDSAWLVQVIMDDDDSPLLSENTWNEVVLKVAKFGVRTGIFKCSLDKKLCRRKNWTSSRLILGLPRGNKAKEDVILHNYAQPSNTFYVLQWVRKHLATHVNTISSEEELKSWMKPSDTARNSEIKVIFISTLKSCPIFLSALSIKFNGRVKFATVDVANANFYKKPVTDSPLPIYLIVTPEKTFHYGLRRGECYNYRCMELFLRTFIPEMNDVFLWTLLLINALASFELFFMYSQVWKHFLFYVVCVVKYNSLLFLSWLLILALYQFPVMLTCTDALLKCLRFISGSNVASVLRSDYKNFYSYTFLLVTFIVFASVAGFLLKKLKWVQEEDSYLFSNWWFVPRDSFVTAYFFRPMASLTRPATSQELDLEVGMELLIERLAVPNLWLQPVISMDYIKDLPVWKYQGWCEADDANEESKNSTLLYSDDESANASSFQNNIETPVPNSQTSSFDNRCLIETAAASDVNNKSSQKESIPESDTIVQCSNSSLQTLPLSSNLSEAPNRVPDIDRAPKGMLEFRECSICLENYCYAEILCGLPCGHNFHMNCIMLWLARDNHCCPICRWPSYKPKFRLPHLHFQ